A single genomic interval of Asterias amurensis chromosome 1, ASM3211899v1 harbors:
- the LOC139938219 gene encoding uncharacterized protein isoform X2 gives MQTDGDPSTPEDSTTVLVKKEPTEGAPSRQPSEISKAASTTSCPPEETTVISDPEDSDRDAERDDELGVNGDESPPMSDDQGDISLGCHDGSLNIQTQGDSPMQPERHLAYASQVQREDSAGSGYGFTSSTETEFAGNEEAGQDRDFRDFICRLCKRSFSKKQSLRRHMNLHSGHRPFQCPFCEYRSSRKDHLQLHMRTRHDPGQSKHYVYKCPICGNSFPSQKRVLTHLKSHQSVHRCEQCDYGFPSLLAYENHKKIKHATVSCPPTSESSSFTCPTCKYECANADDYSGHLQTQRHRDMITASVRVPQIHVQRRLQMGGSSASASSMESASSLERETSFESVQSARSLPPSGLVSMPSVSTEVTSTGTVPISLVKVPTITVSPNHLRRGESFEHSPSQDDNSPNQKQCMSHGRGPNYPVISNIISLHQNGKETATRRSPLRESRSTSGSAPKSYESYESAKSSSFESPGFLLPKATAVSPQRSSRTPSPQGTPLLMISGLHGRQEDSPHKLRCLSHTGSSSLESQPSSELMAGVWGSQPLPVICRDNSTQDDVWRCEFCHIIFPDNIMYAIHMGCHDLRNPLQCNICAFQCQDRYEFTSHIARGLHSKAPTNRGKQY, from the exons ATGCAAACAGATGGTGATCCCTCTACCCCTGAAGACAGTACCACAGTCCTTGTGAAGAAAgaaccaacagagggcgctccaTCAAGGCAACCTTCGGAGATCAGCAAGGCAGCGTCTACTACGTCCTGTCCGCCCGAAGAGACAACTGTGATTAGTGACCCGGAGGACAGCGACAGag ATGCAGAGCGGGACGATGAATTGGGTGTCAACGGTGACGAGTCACCCCCCATGAGTGATGACCAGGGTGACATCAGCCTCGGATGTCACGATGGATCGCTCAACATTCAGACACAGGGTGACAGCCCCATGCAACCTGAACGTCATCTTGCGTATGCCTCGCAAGTTCAGAGAGAGGACTCAGCGGGGTCTGGTTACGGCTTCACAAGCAGCACCGAGACTGAATTCGCCGGCAACGAAGAAGCAGGTCAGGACAGAGACTTCAGGGATTTTATATGTCGTCTTTGTAAGCGCAGCTTTTCAAAAAAGCAGAGTCTACGAAGGCACATGAATTTACACAGTGGCCACCGGCCGTTTCAGTGCCCCTTTTGTGAGTACAGGTCTTCTCGGAAGGACCATCTGCAGCTCCACATGAGGACGCGACACGATCCGGGCCAAAGCAAGCACTATGTTTACAAGTGCCCGATCTGTGGAAATTCATTCCCGAGTCAAAAGAGGGTCCTGACCCATCTGAAAAGCCACCAGTCTGTCCACCGTTGCGAGCAGTGCGATTACGGCTTCCCATCTCTACTGGCCTACGAGAACCACAAGAAGATAAAACACGCCACTGTGTCTTGCCCTCCCACGTCTGAATCCAGCTCCTTCACGTGTCCAACCTGCAAGTATGAATGTGCCAACGCCGATGATTACTCAGGCCACCTGCAAACCCAGCGCCATAGGGACATGATCACAGCTTCTGTACGTGTCCCACAGATACATGTCCAGCGGCGGCTACAGATGGGAGGGTCGTCAGCTTCTGCAAGCTCCATGGAAAGTGCTTCTTCCCTGGAGAGAGAAACAAGCTTTGAATCAGTGCAATCGGCACGGTCGCTGCCTCCTTCTGGATTAGTTAGTATGCCGAGCGTCTCTACTGAAGTAACCAGCACAGGAACTGTACCCATCTCCTTAGTTAAAGTACCCACAATAACTGTCTCGCCAAATCATCTGAGGCGTGGGGAGAGCTTCGAGCACTCCCCATCCCAGGATGATAACAGTCCAAACCAGAAGCAGTGCATGTCCCACGGTAGGGGCCCCAACTACCCCGTTATTTCCAATATAATATCTTTACATCAGAATGGCAAAGAAACAGCAACGAGGCGTTCTCCACTTCGAGAGAGCCGTTCTACATCTGGATCAGCGCCGAAATCCTACGAGTCCTACGAATCGGCAAAGAGCTCAAGCTTTGAGTCGCCAGGATTCCTACTCCCCAAAGCGACGGCTGTGTCCCCGCAACGGTCGAGCCGCACCCCCAGCCCCCAAGGCACGCCGTTATTAATGATAAGCGGTCTGCACGGTCGGCAGGAGGACTCCCCGCATAAGCTCCGGTGTCTGAGTCACACAGGGTCATCCAGTCTTGAATCGCAGCCGTCCTCTGAGCTGATGGCAGGTGTTTGGGGTAGCCAACCGTTACCGGTCATCTGTAGGGATAACAGCACCCAAGACGATGTGTGGCGCTGTGAGTTCTGCCACATCATCTTCCCCGATAACATCATGTATGCCATCCACATGGGGTGTCACGACTTGCGGAACCCCCTTCAGTGTAATATCTGCGCCTTCCAGTGCCAAGATAGATATGAGTTTACTTCTCATATAGCTAGGGGTTTGCATAGCAAGGCCCCGACTAACAGAGGGAAACAATAttaa
- the LOC139938219 gene encoding uncharacterized protein isoform X1, with protein MRIGSPNVSVCKMQTDGDPSTPEDSTTVLVKKEPTEGAPSRQPSEISKAASTTSCPPEETTVISDPEDSDRDAERDDELGVNGDESPPMSDDQGDISLGCHDGSLNIQTQGDSPMQPERHLAYASQVQREDSAGSGYGFTSSTETEFAGNEEAGQDRDFRDFICRLCKRSFSKKQSLRRHMNLHSGHRPFQCPFCEYRSSRKDHLQLHMRTRHDPGQSKHYVYKCPICGNSFPSQKRVLTHLKSHQSVHRCEQCDYGFPSLLAYENHKKIKHATVSCPPTSESSSFTCPTCKYECANADDYSGHLQTQRHRDMITASVRVPQIHVQRRLQMGGSSASASSMESASSLERETSFESVQSARSLPPSGLVSMPSVSTEVTSTGTVPISLVKVPTITVSPNHLRRGESFEHSPSQDDNSPNQKQCMSHGRGPNYPVISNIISLHQNGKETATRRSPLRESRSTSGSAPKSYESYESAKSSSFESPGFLLPKATAVSPQRSSRTPSPQGTPLLMISGLHGRQEDSPHKLRCLSHTGSSSLESQPSSELMAGVWGSQPLPVICRDNSTQDDVWRCEFCHIIFPDNIMYAIHMGCHDLRNPLQCNICAFQCQDRYEFTSHIARGLHSKAPTNRGKQY; from the exons ATGCAAACAGATGGTGATCCCTCTACCCCTGAAGACAGTACCACAGTCCTTGTGAAGAAAgaaccaacagagggcgctccaTCAAGGCAACCTTCGGAGATCAGCAAGGCAGCGTCTACTACGTCCTGTCCGCCCGAAGAGACAACTGTGATTAGTGACCCGGAGGACAGCGACAGag ATGCAGAGCGGGACGATGAATTGGGTGTCAACGGTGACGAGTCACCCCCCATGAGTGATGACCAGGGTGACATCAGCCTCGGATGTCACGATGGATCGCTCAACATTCAGACACAGGGTGACAGCCCCATGCAACCTGAACGTCATCTTGCGTATGCCTCGCAAGTTCAGAGAGAGGACTCAGCGGGGTCTGGTTACGGCTTCACAAGCAGCACCGAGACTGAATTCGCCGGCAACGAAGAAGCAGGTCAGGACAGAGACTTCAGGGATTTTATATGTCGTCTTTGTAAGCGCAGCTTTTCAAAAAAGCAGAGTCTACGAAGGCACATGAATTTACACAGTGGCCACCGGCCGTTTCAGTGCCCCTTTTGTGAGTACAGGTCTTCTCGGAAGGACCATCTGCAGCTCCACATGAGGACGCGACACGATCCGGGCCAAAGCAAGCACTATGTTTACAAGTGCCCGATCTGTGGAAATTCATTCCCGAGTCAAAAGAGGGTCCTGACCCATCTGAAAAGCCACCAGTCTGTCCACCGTTGCGAGCAGTGCGATTACGGCTTCCCATCTCTACTGGCCTACGAGAACCACAAGAAGATAAAACACGCCACTGTGTCTTGCCCTCCCACGTCTGAATCCAGCTCCTTCACGTGTCCAACCTGCAAGTATGAATGTGCCAACGCCGATGATTACTCAGGCCACCTGCAAACCCAGCGCCATAGGGACATGATCACAGCTTCTGTACGTGTCCCACAGATACATGTCCAGCGGCGGCTACAGATGGGAGGGTCGTCAGCTTCTGCAAGCTCCATGGAAAGTGCTTCTTCCCTGGAGAGAGAAACAAGCTTTGAATCAGTGCAATCGGCACGGTCGCTGCCTCCTTCTGGATTAGTTAGTATGCCGAGCGTCTCTACTGAAGTAACCAGCACAGGAACTGTACCCATCTCCTTAGTTAAAGTACCCACAATAACTGTCTCGCCAAATCATCTGAGGCGTGGGGAGAGCTTCGAGCACTCCCCATCCCAGGATGATAACAGTCCAAACCAGAAGCAGTGCATGTCCCACGGTAGGGGCCCCAACTACCCCGTTATTTCCAATATAATATCTTTACATCAGAATGGCAAAGAAACAGCAACGAGGCGTTCTCCACTTCGAGAGAGCCGTTCTACATCTGGATCAGCGCCGAAATCCTACGAGTCCTACGAATCGGCAAAGAGCTCAAGCTTTGAGTCGCCAGGATTCCTACTCCCCAAAGCGACGGCTGTGTCCCCGCAACGGTCGAGCCGCACCCCCAGCCCCCAAGGCACGCCGTTATTAATGATAAGCGGTCTGCACGGTCGGCAGGAGGACTCCCCGCATAAGCTCCGGTGTCTGAGTCACACAGGGTCATCCAGTCTTGAATCGCAGCCGTCCTCTGAGCTGATGGCAGGTGTTTGGGGTAGCCAACCGTTACCGGTCATCTGTAGGGATAACAGCACCCAAGACGATGTGTGGCGCTGTGAGTTCTGCCACATCATCTTCCCCGATAACATCATGTATGCCATCCACATGGGGTGTCACGACTTGCGGAACCCCCTTCAGTGTAATATCTGCGCCTTCCAGTGCCAAGATAGATATGAGTTTACTTCTCATATAGCTAGGGGTTTGCATAGCAAGGCCCCGACTAACAGAGGGAAACAATAttaa
- the LOC139938274 gene encoding uncharacterized protein has translation MDESDTDCLLGHVQHLIDSELTKMSAESMRKASSRCYGEGSQQSSSEREVGHVGKTNLVQLPDLILRQIFRCVSYSYISELRLVCRHFNRVCQDMLNHGSRQLERYHSKCFKNLKSQLPKRESERREHPLARRCEILSAVETRLSLLSMTYSKYIDLQLCCFIPGKVIDEAFTVLYHVQHTKTLQPMSELLRELRDISSMAIEHFDEEIVPTLKKKRSLQVPPCFSSDVLPTNTIFKQMMELKSGLKKRDSFIASVNRKVSTCLAHRKLISEQGQKILQQEQVIMELRNTIAEQGHSITGQERRLALFEEKLNRYTMTFDLPRELTVGSCTGKRKSVTEDVNEEEPRDEGASKKARNI, from the exons ATGGATGAAAGCGACACTGATTGTCTACTTGGTCATGTT CAACATCTTATTGACTCCGAGTTAACAAAGATGAGCGCAGAGAGCATGAGAAAAGCATCTTCAAGATGCTATGGCGAAGGGAGTCAGCAATCCAGCTCCGAGAGGGAAGTGGGACATGTAGGAAAAACGAATCTTGTACAGCTGCCCGACCTAATATTACGACAGATCTTTCGCTGTGTTTCCTACTCGTACATCAGTGAATTGAGATTG GTCTGTAGACATTTCAACCGGGTATGTCAAGACATGCTCAACCATGGGAGTAGACAACTTGAACGTTATCATTCTAAATGCTTCAAGAATCTGAAGTCTCAACTGCCGAAGCGGGAGTCTGAGCGGAGAGAGCACCCTCTGGCCAGACGCTGTGAAATTCTGTCGGCTGTAGAGACTCGACTCTCTCTTCTGTCCATGACATACAGCAAGTACATTGACCTGCAACTGTGTTGTTTTATCCCAGGAAAG GTTATTGATGAGGCATTCACAGTACTTTATCACGTCCAACACACCAAGACTCTGCAACCGATGTCCGAACTCCTCAGGGAGCTAAGAGATATCTCGTCAATGGCCATTGAACATTTTGATGAGGAGATTGTACCCACCCTTAAAAAGAAACGATCGCTTCAAGTGCCACCCTGTTTCTCAAGTGATG TTCTTCCAACAAACACCATCTTCAAACAGATGATGGAACTGAAGTCTGGCCTGAAGAAGCGCGACTCATTCATTGCTTCAGTTAACAGGAAGGTGAGCACCTGCCTCGCCCACCGTAAGCTCATCTCAGAGCAGGGCCAGAAGATCCTGCAACAGGAGCAAGTTATTATGGAACTTAGAAACACGATCGCCGAGCAGGGCCACAGTATTACCGGTCAAGAGCGGCGGTTGGCTCTATTTGAAGAGAAGCTGAACCGATAtaccatgacctttgacctaccaCGGGAGTTGACCGTAGGTAGTTGTACTGGGAAACGAAAATCTGTAACAGAGGACGTCAATGAAGAAGAGCCTCGGGATGAAGGCGCATCCAAAAAAGCCAGGAACATATGA